In Musa acuminata AAA Group cultivar baxijiao chromosome BXJ2-3, Cavendish_Baxijiao_AAA, whole genome shotgun sequence, the following proteins share a genomic window:
- the LOC135607239 gene encoding protein IQ-DOMAIN 32-like: protein MARPNCSCFKIIGCGGGDAVDNDELAHGEDKASSDKHRWSFCRRSSKHRVLSNTAVSEPISVCSIKDNQEISTINFNSPKYSLPERAEVQEKPIETAPSSSGIVNTEAPPSSSNRSITPAGSTLSQYDAIVIQAAIRAYLAEKRLLKLKIVVKLQAAIRGYLVKRQAIGSLRCIQAIIRMQSLIRARHAHKLIGKLTSPEEKFQEKGDSFVKSNKASNKLVLSNGLVRQLLETTPRTKTIYIKCDPSKSDSAWKWLEIWTALISSGVGKQQEQNLNHDNWSVEENANMVESEPAKENPYAASSLLSDSPAELILADGKRSSVIENVGNFEFQTPVIAPNNSFNPLLRVDVENSELKNELFNTMSQDCTDTKMVNKENMDCVSDNKQLQPNQSLEILVTTVPDKLQSVRDSSKHSAERASSETLEKEGKKFVIVSRKPCNPAFVAAQSKFEELSSMSNVGRSVSSAAGLKSKTESHSIQNNSFTNNNEAISAENLIFNDSRIQAAVSECGTEISISSTLDSPDKSETEGGEIVIEIGALEKENYAIIADAENAFDLSNLDANRRPDGTDQSMANLNASINLPQVDQHPAEPTNSNVPTHVEGMLEQARSPEGTPRSLATVPDLHGTPSSDVSVNAKKSQKDNDTPAERRRSQSIGKRSPSKPNNDSSGRSSTDRITKDSKIPKRRNSFGIAKTDHVDQEPRLSSSNSLPGYMQATASARARAHVNTSPKSSPDLHDSQPKKRHSLPIENGKQNSSPHMQSSASQAQQSAKGNEAHSPHNSAERRWQR, encoded by the exons GACAAAGCTTCATCAGACAAGCATAGGTGGAGCTTCTGTAGGAGATCATCCAAGCATCGAGTGCTTAGCAACACTGCTGTCTCAGAACCTATTTCTGTTTGCTCTATCAAGGATAACCAAGAAATCTCAACTATTAATTTCAATTCACCAAAATATTCTTTACCTGAAAGAGCTGAAGTACAAGAAAAGCCAATTGAAACGGCTCCATCGTCATCAGGCATAGTAAATACTGAAGCTCCTCCATCAAGTTCTAACAGAAGTATAACCCCAGCTGGGTCTACCCTCAGTCAATATGATGCTATTGTTATTCAGGCAGCAATAAGGGCATATTTG gCTGAGAAAAGGCTCCTCAAACTCAAGATTGTTGTCAAGTTGCAAGCCGCTATACGTGGATATTTGGTCAAGAGGCAGGCAATTGGATCTTTGCGGTGTATTCAGGCCATCATAAGAATGCAATCACTTATAAGGGCTCGTCATGCTCATAAGTTAATTGGGAAGCTCACTTCACCAGAAGAAAAATTCCAG GAGAAGGGAGATTCTTTTGTGAAATCAAATAAAGCATCAAACAAGCTAGTACTCTCAAATGGCCTTGTTCGTCAG CTTTTGGAAACTACACCAAGGACAAAAACCATTTACATAAAATGTGATCCGTCAAAGTCTGATTCAGCATGGAAGTGGTTGGAAATATGGACAGCTTTAATATCATCAGGAGTAGGCAAACAACAGGAGCAAAATTTGAATCATGACAATTGGTCAGTAGAAGAGAATGCTAATATGGTAGAGAGTGAACCAGCAAAAGAGAACCCATATGCAGCTTCCTCATTGTTATCGGATTCTCCAGCAGAACTAATCCTGGCAGATGGTAAAAGGAGTTCAGTGATTGAAAATGTTGGCAACTTCGAGTTTCAGACTCCAGTAATTGCTCCAAATAATTCATTCAATCCTTTATTGAGGGTTGATGTGGAAAATTCAGAACTGAAAAATGAGCTTTTCAACACCATGTCCCAAGATTGTACGGACACCAAGATGGTCAATAAGGAAAATATGGATTGTGTATCAGATAATAAACAATTGCAACCAAATCAAAGTTTGGAAATATTAGTTACTACTGTACCTGATAAGCTTCAATCTGTGAGAGACAGTTCCAAGCATAGTGCTGAAAGGGCATCCTCTGAAACACTAGAGAAGGAAGGCAAGAAATTTGTGATTGTTTCAAGAAAACCGTGCAATCCAGCATTTGTTGCAGCTCAGTCAAAGTTTGAAGAACTGAGTTCAATGTCAAATGTTGGTCGATCTGTTAGTTCTGCTGCTGGATTGAAATCAAAAACAGAGAGCCATAGTATTCAGAATAATTCTTTTACAAATAACAATGAAGCAATTTCAGCAGAGAATTTGATATTCAATGATTCGAGGATTCAAGCAGCAGTTTCAGAGTGTGGCACTGAAATATCTATCTCCTCGACGCTTGACTCACCGGACAAATCTGAAACTGAAGGTGGGGAAATTGTTATTGAAATTGGAGCCCTGGAGAAAGAGAATTATGCCATTATTGCTGATGCTGAGAATGCTTTTGACCTTTCTAACTTGGATGCTAACAGGAGACCTGATGGAACTGACCAGTCAATGGCTAACTTGAATGCTTCCATCAACTTGCCGCAGGTTGATCAACATCCAGCTGAGCCAACTAATTCCAATGTACCGACTCATGTGGAAGGTATGCTGGAACAAGCTAGATCACCTGAAGGAACTCCCAGAAGCCTTGCGACAGTCCCTGATTTACATGGAACCCCATCTAGTGATGTCTCTGTAAATGCCAAAAAGAGTCAGAAAGACAATGACACACCTGCTGAGAGGCGAAGGTCTCAATCGATTGGTAAAAGATCACCCTCTAAACCCAATAATGATTCAAGTGGAAGAAGTAGCACAGATCGTATAACTAAGGATTCAAAGATTCCCAAGCGGCGTAACTCATTTGGGATAGCAAAGACTGATCATGTTGATCAGGAACCTAGGCTCAGTAGTAGCAATTCTCTTCCAGGTTATATGCAAGCCACTGCATCTGCAAGAGCGAGAGCCCATGTTAATACATCTCCAAAATCCAGCCCTGATCTGCATGATAGCCAGCCCAAGAAAAGACATTCCTTGCCTATTGAAAATGGAAAGCAGAATTCATCGCCACACATGCAAAGTTCAGCATCACAAGCCCAGCAGAGTGCAAAGGGCAACGAAGCTCATTCTCCTCATAATTCTGCTG AGAGAAGATGGCAAAGATGA